One genomic segment of Paraburkholderia phymatum STM815 includes these proteins:
- a CDS encoding mechanosensitive ion channel family protein: MSLKIPILLLLLMMLASPFRAARAEVRPESPVLLESVLETAPVEIDGQLLFMVRGVTSFPAEQRAEAIRGRIEKVAADRVFPSDGLSAEPVGNVTMIMARQVTLMIVSEADAQLEHTSRDHLATLHMMRIRQAIDEYRQSRTSDALLSAGLFSTAATAVLALVIAALLALNRWLDRALSRRLQSRVHAVGIQSFQILGSETIWKALHGLVLLLGVATIAVSAYAYLHYVLALFPWTRSVSNDLFDLAVNAAERIGKSVGARIPDILVLASIYYLCRFVLRLTRHFFDAVAQKRVRFAQFEPEWALPTYRLIRVLILAFALIIAYPYIPGSESAAFKGVSIFIGLVFSLGSSAAISNLIAGYLMTYRRVFKVGDRVKVGDVTGDVIAIRLQVTHLRTIKNEEVTIPNSQILNGDVTNFSSLAVTPGLILHTTVGIGYETPWRQVEAMLRMAAKRTTGIAGDPQPFILLIALGDFAVTYELNGYIHDPHAIAQIHAELHRHILDVFNEYGVQIMTPAYERDPPEPKVVRQEQWYAAPASSVQRAEERAEAANAEEGASPTTLAVQRSTVYRTE, encoded by the coding sequence ATGTCTCTTAAGATTCCGATCCTTCTGCTGTTGCTCATGATGCTGGCGTCGCCATTTCGGGCTGCGCGCGCAGAGGTGCGCCCCGAATCGCCCGTCCTCCTCGAGTCGGTTCTCGAAACAGCGCCCGTCGAGATCGACGGTCAGCTCCTTTTCATGGTTCGAGGAGTGACGTCCTTTCCCGCTGAGCAGCGGGCCGAGGCCATCAGGGGAAGAATCGAAAAGGTGGCGGCGGACCGCGTATTTCCAAGCGACGGCTTAAGCGCCGAACCAGTGGGAAATGTCACGATGATCATGGCGAGACAAGTCACGCTGATGATCGTGAGCGAGGCCGATGCGCAGTTAGAGCACACGAGCCGCGACCATCTCGCAACACTGCACATGATGCGGATCCGGCAGGCCATCGACGAATACCGCCAGTCGCGTACGAGCGACGCCCTGCTTTCGGCCGGGCTCTTCAGCACCGCGGCTACGGCCGTGCTAGCGCTGGTTATCGCTGCCCTGCTCGCGCTCAACCGGTGGTTGGATAGAGCTCTTTCCCGACGTCTGCAGAGTCGTGTCCACGCGGTAGGCATCCAGTCCTTTCAGATCCTCGGTTCCGAAACTATCTGGAAGGCGCTTCATGGTCTGGTGCTTCTACTTGGCGTCGCGACAATTGCTGTGTCAGCGTATGCATACCTGCATTACGTACTTGCACTCTTTCCATGGACCCGCTCCGTCTCCAACGACCTGTTCGATCTTGCCGTCAACGCCGCCGAACGTATCGGAAAGTCAGTCGGCGCAAGAATCCCGGACATTCTGGTACTCGCCAGCATCTACTATCTGTGCCGGTTCGTTCTTCGGTTGACCCGGCACTTTTTCGACGCGGTGGCACAGAAGCGCGTCAGGTTCGCCCAGTTCGAGCCGGAATGGGCTCTGCCCACGTACCGTCTCATCCGGGTCCTCATCCTTGCCTTCGCGCTCATCATCGCTTACCCCTATATTCCTGGCTCGGAATCTGCCGCTTTCAAGGGAGTCTCGATCTTCATCGGCCTGGTGTTCTCTCTCGGTTCGTCTGCCGCCATTTCCAATTTGATCGCCGGCTACCTGATGACTTATCGAAGGGTCTTCAAAGTCGGCGACCGCGTAAAGGTGGGCGACGTAACGGGGGACGTGATCGCGATCCGCCTGCAAGTGACCCATCTGCGGACGATCAAGAACGAGGAGGTAACGATCCCCAATTCGCAGATACTGAACGGCGACGTAACAAACTTCAGCTCGCTGGCTGTGACACCAGGACTGATTCTGCATACCACGGTCGGAATTGGATATGAGACGCCCTGGCGGCAGGTGGAGGCGATGCTTCGCATGGCCGCAAAGCGAACCACGGGCATCGCGGGAGATCCGCAGCCGTTCATCCTGCTGATCGCGTTAGGCGACTTTGCCGTCACCTATGAACTGAACGGGTACATCCATGACCCGCACGCAATTGCCCAAATCCATGCGGAACTGCATCGACATATCCTTGATGTCTTCAACGAGTACGGAGTGCAGATCATGACGCCCGCCTACGAGCGCGATCCGCCCGAACCGAAGGTCGTGCGACAGGAGCAGTGGTATGCGGCGCCGGCGTCATCTGTTCAACGGGCGGAAGAACGGGCGGAAGCAGCGAACGCAGAGGAGGGCGCATCGCCGACGACTCTGGCCGTCCAGCGCTCCACGGTCTACCGAACGGAGTGA
- a CDS encoding H-NS histone family protein, with product MDERKRDSMVAYLRRRMAEVGIELDDLAAAIAEDQVRQKTARYRSATGETWSGDGEMPQWLKQAISAGQSMDHFAVALASQSVPETRSKVDWREDPFAGSRLAAAPTSHRDL from the coding sequence ATGGACGAGAGAAAGCGGGACAGTATGGTCGCTTACCTGCGCCGCAGGATGGCCGAGGTCGGCATCGAACTGGATGATCTCGCGGCGGCGATCGCCGAAGACCAGGTTCGACAGAAGACAGCACGGTATCGCAGTGCCACGGGAGAAACCTGGTCCGGCGACGGAGAGATGCCTCAATGGCTCAAACAGGCCATTAGCGCGGGCCAGTCAATGGATCACTTTGCGGTAGCCCTGGCATCCCAGTCGGTGCCCGAGACACGTTCGAAAGTGGATTGGCGCGAAGACCCGTTCGCAGGCAGCCGGCTGGCAGCCGCACCGACGTCGCATCGTGACCTCTAA